From Punica granatum isolate Tunisia-2019 chromosome 1, ASM765513v2, whole genome shotgun sequence:
CATCAACTGAGCTTATTAAATCTGTCCCATGTACCGTAATCAATCTGAGTTTTATATTTTAaggaagaaaatagaaaactaTGCTTCAAGTTgtataattcatataatttatacaaagaaataaaatatttcctGAGTAGCACCTAATGAATATAGTCTATTGCATATTTGTTCACTTGGATATATTCTGTTGGGATATATGcgtataatctatatattctgTTGCATAATtagtgaaaaaaatataaatttttttaaatacataAGTGATAACATGTCAAAGCGAGagaactctttttttttctttttgataatGTGCCGGCGTGAAAATTCGATTCggtctttttatatatatatatatatatatatatatatagatttcagCTGCATGTCggtgaaatttggaaaaataatagATTGATCGAACATCAACTCATCGAAGTATGTGTGaggcattatatatatatatatatccacaaAAAACCTTGATCAGAGGGAACctccagaaaaagaaaatataaaaaagaaaatattttctttttgtaggTCAAATTACACGTTGTGAGCGATGATTGGGTAGTCAATGTGGAGGCATGCAAGAGCGATAATCCAGCAGCAAAGCATGAAGTAGTACGACTTTTAGACTACGATTGATTTCAGCGTTAAaattaactttgattttaattttgattgtgaaaaaagaacaaatgaaatgatattataaattttacttgaaaaacgtgtatttttgttttgtagtgagtaaagttaaaatcaaaatcatgattctaaaattaaactttCAATCTAAACGCAGTTTTATGGACCCAGtcaaaacttaattaagcTATATACATATGCTCAGAACTATTAGTAAATGTTGACTTTTCGAGTTAAGCGTGTGGttatgcaatttttttaatgggcTGTGCACGTCCAATTCTTGCTGAAAGGTTCATAGTACTTTTCGTCATTCTGCATCCCGAGTTATTCCACTAGACTTCGCTGGTTCGGACTGGGGTGACACATCTAGTTAATCGGGTCTCGCCTATtaaatttagatttagatAATTGATCGTAATATTAAAACACATTCCTTACTCAGATTAGAGCAAGTAGGAATCGGCagttttagaattttcaaacatgaattcatattcaattaattaagctAGCAACCgcatattcaaaaaaaaaaaggcaatttCGAatagtgtgtgtatatatattgtataggAGATTTTCAAGATCATGAGCTCTTTGGATTCAGTGATAACATTACGATTATCCACAACATATGTGACGATGGAGTTCTATGTGGTTATTTGTTCATTAATATCATCGGATATACCCATGATGAGTTTTACTGAAGATTAGACTTATTCATAGTCAAAATGAGTTACGGCGGGCATATGTATGATGAAAGTTTCGGGAAATCAAGAAACCTAATTTTAGGTCTTGAATAGTAAAATTTGGTTATCAGATGCTCTTAATAAGAAACCCAAATATATAGAGATTATATACattcgaagagagagagagagaaaaaaaaaacagatcaAACGTTGTAAAATTGTTCGTTTTCAAATGGGAATGCTAGCTGGTCTACCGTGGCCTTTCCAGGTCAACTCTTTTTGGCAATCCAGGTCAACCCTCTTCCTCCATTTATAAATATCTACCTAGCTTGCTCTCTTCCTTTGTGTGGGAGCTAGCTAGTGTAATTGAAGTTGCAACTGCGAGAGCACAACCACTTCTATACTATTGAACAGACTTCATCAAATGGGAAGTGGGGAAACCGACTTATACTTCGTGTTCATGAACTACGACCCGGAGTACGAACGACTCCGAGCCAAGCGGTCCGTTCCCACTCTCCTTTCTGTCATTTTGTTTTGGTAACTGTCTGGCAGACTACAATATCAGCTTCTTCTCCCTCTGAAatgttttctgtttttctttgCCCTCTTGGTTGAATGTATGAATTATAGAACAAAGAAGGGAGGGTACGAGCTCGATGCGTATCTGAGCCGGAAGCACGACGAGTTGTTGGCTGCCACTCTCGAGCCGGGGACCTACAAGAAGACTGTCTCGCTGGTCATCGTTGATGCCTTTGCTGTGGAAATCTCTGAGCATCAGGTGACCTTCATGCATTAAATAAATCTTAGCCATTCCCTCCATATAATGTACATTATTTAGGTCCTTCTTTTATTTACAAGGGAAAATTCCTAAATGTGTTCTTGCTGTGATTCTCGTATACTGAAAACAGGCAAATGTGCTTAGATCTGAGGAGGGAGTGAGGATCGTGGAGAAGAATCAAGAAGTTGCTTAATGGAGTGGGAGATCTGATCAGCTCCAGTTCTTGAATAGTATATATGCCAATTTGTTGATGAAATAAAGGcagattaatatatatatatatatatatatatattatgtgttgAGTGCTAAACTCTAATGTTCAAGAGTAGATTGATCTCTGCTTTTTGGTTGCTTGATGCCGTTGTTTGGAGCTAAGCTCGAAAATCTGCATTTgacaagatatatatacagCAGATAATCTCGTTAAGTACTAAATCCGTACATCATATAATTGATATATCGTAATGCTTTTGTATCCAAAACATAATATTGATGTACAACTTGTATAAGACACATACTTCTATGTTTCTCCATGGAACTGCGCATATAGTCTGCATGCAGAAGATAGATGAGTCAGTCCTACCAATATATATCAGATTAGAACGTACGAAATGAGCCATATAGAATGGGGCTAAGCTTCGACTAGCTAACTATAGCAGATGAATGGCCCCTACAACAACAATGACCATTCTTATGAATGCAATTGTCTCACTCTGATGCAATCGTAGGCACTGACGACGAAGGGGTTGAGATGGCATTAGATTCCATCCGAGGAGGAggacaggaaaaaaaaaaaaaaggggggggtATGATTTGATGCATTGAagaaagggggggggggggggggggggggggggggggggggggccgGGCCAGAGGGGGGCCTTCATGGAAATGGCATTAATATCTAGTTGAGGTTATATAGTAAGCAGTGATATGGGGCAGACATTGTCCAAAATTTGCTACCCATTTTCAACAAAAGTATAAACCAAAAAGCCTGACAATGGGGCTCTTGCTTCTGTCCATCACATGGAAGGATCGAAGATGGTGCCAACACATTCACTCAGTGTTCATTATCATCCCACGTCCCCACGCCAAGGAGAAGTTCGCGCCATGAATACGTACGTACAACCGTCTAGCAAATAATCAGAAATACTACTACATGTAGGGGCCGGCGTCTCATGCCATCCATTAATTTGCTTTTTCAAAACCCTCGATCTACTAGTCCTTTATGTAGCCCGAGGACGACCAAGACCGTTGCCCACTTGTTTGTCCTTCTAGTTTCATTGATTTTCTCAATAGAAACAAAAAGATCCTGTATCATCATATATGCGATTA
This genomic window contains:
- the LOC116192154 gene encoding subtilisin-like protease SBT2.5 codes for the protein MGSGETDLYFVFMNYDPEYERLRAKRTKKGGYELDAYLSRKHDELLAATLEPGTYKKTVSLVIVDAFAVEISEHQANVLRSEEGVRIVEKNQEVA